In Aquiflexum balticum DSM 16537, a single genomic region encodes these proteins:
- a CDS encoding amidohydrolase/deacetylase family metallohydrolase: MKKSGYLLICFLCFAPISLIAQNYQMVIKGGHVIDPKNNIDEMMDVAIQDGVIAKIAKNIDTKGASQVVNASGLLVVPGLIDIHGHNFYGTRPNSYLSDGLTAVDPDSFTFRSGVTTIVDCGGPGWKNIHVFKENIIDHSKTRVLAFMNIVGEGMRGGAYEQDTSDMNAELTAQAALKYKEHVVGFKVAHYAKRDWIPVDRAVQAGNITDMPVIIDFGGSMAFAPLRLRELFFEHLRPGDIYTHVFAELGGAREPVVDYETRQFKPFVRQAQERGILFDVGYGGASFDFRQAIPSLEAGFFPNTISTDLHKGSMNAAMKDMLNVMSTFMAMGMEIPHIIEASTWNPAKAIKRQELGHLSEGAIADLALIEVRQGQFGIWDKNGYKLESDKRFECEMTIKDGVIVYSLNGRSEPVVLR, translated from the coding sequence ATGAAGAAGTCAGGATACCTATTGATCTGTTTTTTATGTTTTGCTCCCATCAGTCTGATAGCTCAAAATTACCAAATGGTGATAAAAGGAGGACATGTAATAGATCCCAAAAACAACATTGATGAAATGATGGATGTGGCAATCCAAGATGGTGTGATAGCCAAAATCGCAAAAAATATAGATACAAAAGGAGCAAGTCAAGTGGTGAATGCCAGCGGTTTATTGGTTGTGCCCGGTTTGATAGACATACATGGTCACAATTTTTATGGCACCAGACCCAATAGTTATCTGAGTGACGGACTTACGGCCGTTGACCCGGACAGCTTTACTTTCAGGTCAGGTGTGACGACCATCGTGGATTGTGGTGGGCCAGGTTGGAAAAACATCCATGTATTTAAGGAGAATATCATTGACCATTCCAAAACCAGGGTTTTGGCCTTTATGAATATAGTAGGAGAGGGGATGCGCGGAGGAGCTTACGAACAGGATACTTCTGATATGAATGCAGAACTTACTGCACAAGCGGCGCTGAAATACAAAGAGCATGTGGTAGGCTTTAAAGTGGCACATTATGCCAAAAGAGACTGGATACCAGTGGACAGAGCCGTACAGGCAGGCAATATCACAGACATGCCTGTAATCATCGATTTTGGAGGATCTATGGCCTTTGCGCCATTAAGGCTCAGGGAATTGTTTTTTGAACATCTTCGTCCTGGAGATATTTACACCCACGTATTTGCTGAATTGGGTGGTGCAAGGGAACCTGTGGTAGATTATGAGACACGTCAATTTAAGCCTTTTGTCAGGCAAGCCCAGGAAAGGGGTATCTTATTTGATGTGGGTTATGGAGGTGCAAGTTTTGATTTCAGACAGGCTATTCCTTCCTTAGAGGCAGGATTTTTCCCCAATACCATTAGTACTGACCTGCACAAAGGCAGTATGAATGCAGCCATGAAAGACATGCTAAATGTCATGAGTACGTTTATGGCTATGGGTATGGAAATTCCCCACATCATAGAGGCAAGTACCTGGAATCCTGCTAAAGCAATAAAAAGGCAAGAACTTGGTCACCTTTCAGAAGGTGCAATAGCCGATTTGGCATTGATTGAGGTAAGGCAAGGACAATTTGGTATTTGGGATAAAAACGGATACAAACTGGAATCTGATAAGCGCTTTGAATGTGAAATGACCATCAAAGACGGTGTAATTGTCTATAGTTTAAATGGTCGGAGTGAACCGGTGGTGCTGAGGTGA
- a CDS encoding RidA family protein, which translates to MERRNTIKKLLATIAGFAGIGAVAKAEADSTPEKEVFNVVQDQDIPLFSGSTKLGNMIFVAGKGAHFDGDIKAHTDHVLKELEKELIKAGSSMEKVLKVNVYLHDLNDYKGMNEVYKGRFGKKPPVRTTVATYAGVPGDSLVEMDCIAYI; encoded by the coding sequence ATGGAAAGAAGAAATACCATCAAAAAACTCCTTGCGACTATTGCAGGATTTGCAGGAATAGGAGCTGTAGCCAAAGCGGAAGCAGATTCCACCCCTGAAAAAGAAGTATTCAATGTCGTTCAGGATCAGGATATACCTTTGTTTTCAGGTTCCACCAAGTTGGGGAATATGATCTTTGTTGCCGGTAAAGGTGCGCATTTTGATGGGGACATAAAGGCGCATACCGACCATGTGCTCAAAGAATTGGAAAAGGAACTGATCAAAGCAGGTTCATCCATGGAAAAGGTGCTTAAGGTTAATGTTTACCTCCATGACCTGAATGACTATAAAGGAATGAATGAAGTCTATAAAGGAAGGTTTGGAAAAAAACCACCGGTAAGGACCACAGTAGCCACTTATGCCGGAGTTCCAGGCGATTCTCTAGTGGAAATGGACTGCATTGCCTACATTTAA
- a CDS encoding carbohydrate-binding family 9-like protein → MVNRITEKPVYQVNRLEGEILIDGVWDKPIWENVPTVEITHYMGNKPQFLPSTFAKLLYDDENIYGIFLVKDKFVHCLVQETNGHVSGDSCVEFFFSPDESKPLFYFNLEINCGGVPLMQYVTVPRKEYVFLDEAEIGKVEIAHSLPQKVFPEIVEDITWTIEFKLPFKILKQYAGISHPESGVKWKANFYKTASTTRNPHYLTWSHVDQPKPDFHLPKYFGTLVFK, encoded by the coding sequence ATGGTGAATAGAATTACAGAAAAACCGGTTTATCAGGTCAATCGTCTGGAAGGAGAAATTTTGATTGATGGCGTTTGGGATAAGCCAATTTGGGAAAATGTGCCAACAGTGGAAATAACCCACTATATGGGGAACAAACCCCAATTTCTTCCTTCGACATTCGCCAAGCTTTTATATGATGATGAAAACATCTATGGTATTTTCTTGGTAAAAGATAAGTTTGTGCATTGCTTGGTGCAAGAGACCAATGGACATGTCTCAGGCGATTCCTGTGTGGAATTCTTTTTCTCTCCAGATGAGTCAAAACCACTTTTTTACTTCAATCTTGAAATCAATTGTGGTGGAGTTCCTTTGATGCAATATGTAACAGTACCTAGAAAGGAATATGTTTTTCTGGACGAAGCTGAAATCGGAAAAGTGGAAATTGCCCATTCACTTCCTCAAAAGGTTTTTCCTGAAATAGTAGAAGACATTACTTGGACGATTGAATTCAAATTGCCATTTAAAATTCTGAAACAATATGCAGGTATCAGCCATCCTGAATCGGGAGTAAAATGGAAGGCCAATTTTTATAAAACAGCGAGCACTACCCGGAATCCACATTACCTGACTTGGTCACATGTGGACCAACCAAAACCGGATTTTCACCTTCCGAAGTATTTTGGGACTTTGGTTTTCAAGTAA
- a CDS encoding cation-transporting P-type ATPase, whose protein sequence is MKQEFNWHNIDATEVARILNVSIETGLSSPEVEEKTLKYGKNVLTKKKRQSAFARFLLQFHQPLIYILLAATVVTFFLDEIVDSAVIFGVVLINAIIGYIQETKALKAIDALEGSLAQKAAVIRNGKKQIIESVEIVPGDVVLLRSGDKFPADIRLFELQDMQVDESALTGESVPVQKHIDPVPAENVLGDRFCMGFSSTNVTYGQGRGIVVATGDYTEVGKIQQSIAGAQDLETPLTEKIKKFSHLLLKVIIGLSFILIVIGLIRGESFGEIFMVAVALAVGAIPEGLPVAVTIMLALGVSKMAKRKAIIRKLVAVETLGSTNVICSDKTGTLTENQMTVQKIFAGGYFFNVTGLGYNPEGTVELNGLPADLQLFKSLSLCLQAGILCNDSGLREKNGAWMIEGEPTEGALLVSGYKGGFKLEELECDMPRISSIPFESEYQYMATLHGGVQQIIFMKGASEAILERCNWMYDENGDLTALNKTQILSEVEELASQGLRVLGFAMKYPATELERVNHEDTGLEMIFLGIQGMIDPPRKEAIEAVALCQKAGIDVKMITGDHAITAASIAEQIGLQGLRENGKLKALNGKELQLLDNGDFGDAAESVAVFARVSPDQKLRLVKALQERGKIVAMTGDGVNDGPALKQANIGVAMGITGTDVAKDASDMVLTDDNFSSIEGAVEEGRGVFDNLTKFIVWTLPTNLGEGLVILAAVVVGSQLPILPVQLLWINMTTAILLGLMLAFEPKEPGIMDRPPRPAKQPILTTDLIMRTLLVGTLMMFAAFGLYSYEVDFANQSVSYGQTVATSVFIFMEAAYLFNCRSVVRPLNEIGFFTNRWVFFGIGAMTFFQLIYIYTSVMNTLFNSSPLQMDSWWRIIGVSVALFVIVTIEKRIRFNLSKPTNK, encoded by the coding sequence ATGAAACAAGAATTCAATTGGCATAACATAGATGCAACCGAAGTAGCCCGAATACTAAATGTATCTATTGAAACGGGACTGAGTTCCCCAGAAGTGGAAGAAAAAACCTTAAAATACGGGAAAAATGTTTTGACCAAGAAAAAAAGGCAAAGTGCTTTTGCAAGATTTCTTTTACAGTTTCATCAACCTTTGATTTATATTTTATTAGCTGCAACAGTAGTCACATTTTTCCTGGACGAGATTGTGGATTCCGCAGTCATCTTTGGAGTAGTTTTGATCAATGCCATCATCGGATACATTCAAGAAACAAAAGCTTTGAAAGCAATTGATGCCCTCGAAGGAAGCCTTGCCCAAAAAGCTGCTGTCATCAGAAATGGAAAAAAACAGATCATTGAGTCAGTTGAAATAGTACCTGGTGATGTGGTTTTATTACGATCAGGGGATAAATTCCCAGCTGACATCAGGCTTTTCGAACTTCAGGACATGCAGGTAGACGAATCTGCGTTGACAGGGGAATCTGTGCCAGTTCAAAAACATATAGATCCTGTCCCGGCTGAAAATGTACTTGGGGATAGATTCTGCATGGGTTTCTCTTCCACCAATGTGACTTATGGTCAGGGCCGGGGAATAGTTGTTGCAACAGGCGATTATACTGAAGTTGGTAAAATTCAGCAATCCATAGCAGGGGCCCAGGATTTGGAAACCCCATTGACAGAAAAAATAAAAAAATTCAGTCATTTACTGCTCAAGGTGATTATCGGACTTTCATTCATTTTGATTGTCATCGGATTGATCCGCGGTGAATCTTTTGGAGAAATATTTATGGTTGCAGTGGCACTTGCGGTTGGAGCAATACCTGAAGGTTTGCCCGTAGCTGTGACCATTATGCTGGCATTGGGTGTTTCAAAAATGGCCAAAAGAAAAGCCATAATCAGGAAACTTGTTGCTGTCGAAACTTTGGGAAGCACCAATGTAATCTGTTCAGATAAAACCGGAACGCTGACTGAAAATCAGATGACAGTCCAAAAGATATTTGCGGGAGGTTATTTTTTTAATGTCACCGGACTTGGATACAACCCGGAAGGAACTGTCGAATTGAATGGCCTGCCTGCAGATCTCCAACTTTTCAAATCTCTTTCACTTTGCTTACAGGCAGGAATACTTTGCAACGACAGTGGATTACGAGAAAAAAACGGCGCTTGGATGATAGAAGGTGAACCAACTGAAGGTGCGCTATTGGTTTCAGGATATAAAGGAGGCTTCAAATTAGAAGAACTTGAATGTGATATGCCGAGAATCAGCAGCATACCTTTTGAATCCGAATACCAATATATGGCGACACTCCATGGAGGAGTTCAACAAATTATTTTCATGAAAGGGGCCTCTGAAGCGATTTTGGAAAGATGTAACTGGATGTATGATGAAAATGGTGACCTGACTGCATTAAACAAAACCCAAATACTTTCCGAAGTTGAAGAATTGGCTTCTCAGGGACTTCGTGTGCTGGGCTTTGCAATGAAATATCCGGCAACAGAACTGGAAAGGGTAAATCATGAAGATACCGGTTTGGAAATGATATTTCTGGGGATACAGGGAATGATAGACCCTCCAAGAAAAGAAGCTATTGAAGCAGTGGCTCTATGTCAAAAAGCGGGTATTGATGTCAAAATGATTACAGGTGACCATGCCATCACAGCAGCTTCCATAGCTGAACAGATCGGATTACAGGGTCTGAGAGAAAACGGCAAACTCAAAGCACTAAATGGAAAGGAATTACAATTACTCGATAATGGCGATTTTGGTGATGCAGCAGAATCTGTTGCGGTTTTTGCGCGGGTATCGCCTGACCAAAAACTCCGTTTGGTAAAAGCCCTTCAGGAACGTGGCAAAATTGTTGCGATGACCGGAGATGGTGTCAATGATGGACCTGCACTCAAACAGGCCAATATTGGCGTAGCCATGGGGATAACCGGTACAGATGTGGCCAAAGACGCTTCGGACATGGTTTTGACAGATGATAATTTTTCCTCTATAGAAGGTGCAGTTGAAGAAGGGCGTGGGGTATTTGATAACCTGACAAAATTTATCGTTTGGACACTTCCCACAAACCTTGGTGAAGGGCTTGTTATACTGGCTGCAGTGGTTGTCGGCTCCCAACTTCCCATTTTACCGGTACAATTGCTTTGGATCAATATGACTACCGCTATTCTGTTGGGATTGATGTTGGCCTTTGAACCAAAAGAGCCCGGAATAATGGATAGGCCTCCTAGGCCTGCCAAGCAGCCGATCCTGACAACGGATTTAATAATGAGAACACTTTTGGTTGGTACCTTGATGATGTTTGCCGCTTTCGGTTTGTATTCCTATGAAGTGGATTTTGCTAACCAATCTGTTTCTTATGGGCAAACAGTGGCAACAAGCGTATTTATCTTTATGGAAGCAGCTTATCTGTTTAATTGCCGCTCCGTGGTAAGGCCTCTGAACGAAATTGGATTTTTTACCAATAGGTGGGTCTTTTTTGGCATTGGAGCCATGACCTTTTTTCAATTGATTTATATCTACACATCGGTAATGAATACGCTTTTCAATTCCAGTCCATTGCAAATGGACTCATGGTGGAGAATTATCGGCGTTTCTGTGGCCTTGTTTGTAATTGTAACCATTGAAAAACGAATCCGCTTCAATCTTTCAAAACCCACAAATAAATAA
- a CDS encoding PLP-dependent transferase: MINRRTLLKRLSALPLVGTIVGSGIPVQSVLANSPSIPARDLIKELGLRTFINAAGTYTAMTASLMPEEVMETIQASSKEFIMLDEVQDRVGEKIAAICHAEAATVTAGCWSAMVLGLAGVLTGKDKDKIAQLPNLKGMKSEVIVQKSHNVAYVHSLTNTGVTLVPVETVEELENAINEKTAMLWFLNYQAPYGKIQHEEWVALGKKHNIPTMIDMAADVPPVENLWKFNDMGFDLVCISGGKAMKGPQSAGILMGRKDIIEAARLSAPPRGNTIGRGMKVNKEEILGMYVALELYVKKDHEKEWKSWEQKISLIEQMAKKVDGVTTSVSVPPIANHTPFLKIAWDPAVINLNRTQMQEKLRMDNPSIEVISNGDHEISCTVWMLRPNEEKIVAKRIQEELIAAKV; encoded by the coding sequence ATGATCAATAGAAGAACATTACTGAAAAGACTTTCTGCCCTTCCTTTGGTGGGAACAATCGTTGGAAGTGGCATTCCGGTTCAATCGGTATTGGCCAATTCCCCATCAATTCCGGCAAGAGATCTCATTAAGGAATTGGGTTTGAGGACATTTATCAATGCTGCCGGTACCTATACAGCTATGACAGCATCTCTAATGCCCGAAGAAGTCATGGAAACCATTCAGGCTTCTTCCAAAGAATTCATCATGTTGGATGAAGTTCAGGATAGGGTGGGAGAAAAAATTGCGGCAATATGCCATGCAGAGGCAGCTACAGTTACTGCCGGTTGTTGGTCGGCAATGGTATTGGGCCTTGCAGGAGTATTAACCGGAAAAGACAAAGATAAAATCGCCCAACTTCCAAATCTCAAGGGAATGAAATCTGAGGTCATAGTGCAAAAAAGCCATAATGTGGCCTATGTGCATTCTTTGACCAATACCGGAGTTACATTGGTTCCTGTGGAAACTGTGGAGGAACTTGAAAATGCCATCAATGAAAAAACGGCCATGTTATGGTTTCTTAACTATCAAGCGCCTTATGGGAAAATCCAACATGAAGAATGGGTGGCTTTGGGTAAAAAGCATAATATCCCCACAATGATAGATATGGCGGCGGATGTACCTCCGGTAGAAAATTTATGGAAATTCAATGATATGGGATTCGATTTGGTCTGCATATCCGGAGGAAAGGCGATGAAAGGGCCGCAAAGTGCAGGTATTCTTATGGGTAGAAAAGATATTATTGAAGCAGCTAGGCTTAGTGCCCCGCCTAGAGGAAATACCATCGGCAGAGGGATGAAAGTAAATAAGGAAGAAATCCTTGGCATGTATGTGGCCTTAGAGTTGTACGTGAAAAAAGACCATGAAAAGGAATGGAAATCATGGGAGCAAAAAATTTCCCTTATAGAGCAAATGGCCAAGAAAGTTGATGGAGTGACGACATCAGTATCTGTTCCTCCTATTGCCAATCATACACCTTTTCTGAAAATTGCCTGGGACCCTGCAGTGATAAATCTCAACCGCACCCAAATGCAGGAAAAATTGAGAATGGATAATCCTTCCATAGAAGTAATAAGTAACGGTGACCATGAAATCAGTTGTACTGTTTGGATGCTAAGGCCGAATGAAGAAAAGATTGTAGCCAAAAGAATACAGGAAGAATTGATTGCTGCAAAAGTTTAA
- a CDS encoding PQQ-dependent sugar dehydrogenase, which produces MDSVSSYSFCWIGFIFFILVFVSCQPKVKLPNGDEGNGGLFLPDGFEAVVVVDSIGRARHLAVSELGDIYVKLRVPDKEGRGIVGIRDTDQDGKADMVEYFGGYPDQGNYGTGMRIYNGYLYFSTAGEVYRYKMDPDDLLPVGEPELILSDDYKNAEYGYEHIAKPIAFDDKGHIYVPFGSPGDICQELNRKPGSPGMNPCPQLEWHGGIWQFDANKLNQTQKDGKRYATGIRSVVAMDWNVAENELYVVQHGRDDMNKSWPDLFGPWESALLPSEEFFRVEEGTDGGWPYYYYDHLEGKKKLNPEYGGDGVIQGDAHLVEQPLVGFPGHFAPNDLFFYKGDQFPERYKNGAFVAFHGSTIRGPYPQGGYFVAFVPFEKGRPSGSWEVFADGFAGLDTIVNTGDALARPMGIAMGPDGSLYISESVKGKIWRIMYKGNRSDFGQEALSKLEERKNQRTNIKNPDKERDNLETGLIESGAQVYNLYCGTCHQRDGRGDGNRFPPITNSKVVNGRNRPLIELILNGLEGVILVDGVAYNGVMPSHSFLSNAEISSVLTYIRKNFGNNSPSISAIEVGNVRKQIENQ; this is translated from the coding sequence ATGGATTCAGTAAGTAGTTATTCTTTTTGTTGGATTGGATTTATATTTTTTATTCTCGTTTTTGTTTCCTGTCAACCAAAAGTTAAGCTTCCCAATGGCGATGAAGGTAATGGAGGCCTTTTTTTGCCGGATGGATTTGAAGCAGTTGTGGTTGTGGACAGCATTGGCAGGGCCAGACATTTGGCAGTAAGTGAATTGGGAGACATTTATGTCAAACTTCGGGTTCCTGATAAAGAAGGGCGGGGGATAGTGGGAATCAGAGATACCGATCAGGATGGCAAAGCCGATATGGTGGAATACTTTGGGGGATATCCGGATCAGGGCAATTATGGGACAGGCATGCGCATCTATAATGGTTACCTGTATTTCAGTACTGCAGGAGAGGTGTACAGATACAAAATGGATCCCGATGATTTATTGCCGGTAGGTGAACCCGAATTGATTTTATCGGATGATTATAAAAACGCCGAATATGGGTACGAACATATCGCGAAACCTATCGCGTTTGATGATAAAGGCCATATTTACGTGCCTTTTGGGTCTCCGGGGGATATCTGTCAGGAATTGAACAGAAAGCCTGGCTCGCCCGGAATGAATCCTTGTCCTCAATTGGAATGGCATGGCGGAATCTGGCAATTTGATGCCAACAAGCTTAATCAGACTCAAAAAGATGGGAAAAGATATGCGACGGGAATCAGGTCAGTCGTGGCAATGGACTGGAATGTGGCTGAGAATGAATTGTATGTTGTCCAGCATGGACGCGATGATATGAACAAGTCTTGGCCTGACCTTTTTGGCCCTTGGGAAAGTGCTTTGTTACCTTCAGAGGAATTTTTTAGGGTAGAAGAAGGTACTGATGGTGGCTGGCCCTATTATTACTATGATCATTTGGAAGGGAAAAAGAAACTTAACCCCGAATATGGAGGCGATGGAGTGATTCAGGGAGATGCACATTTGGTGGAACAGCCATTGGTTGGTTTTCCCGGTCATTTTGCTCCCAATGACCTTTTTTTCTATAAAGGGGATCAATTTCCTGAAAGGTATAAAAATGGTGCTTTTGTTGCATTTCACGGATCTACAATCAGGGGTCCTTACCCCCAAGGAGGGTACTTTGTTGCATTTGTGCCATTCGAAAAGGGGAGACCCTCAGGTTCATGGGAAGTTTTTGCGGATGGATTTGCCGGTTTGGATACCATTGTAAATACGGGCGATGCATTGGCCCGTCCGATGGGAATTGCTATGGGGCCTGATGGATCTCTTTATATTTCCGAAAGTGTAAAAGGTAAAATCTGGCGTATCATGTACAAAGGGAATAGATCAGACTTTGGTCAAGAGGCTTTGTCCAAGCTTGAAGAAAGAAAAAACCAAAGAACCAATATTAAAAATCCGGATAAGGAACGCGACAATCTGGAAACCGGACTGATTGAAAGTGGGGCACAGGTTTATAATCTATATTGTGGTACCTGTCATCAGAGAGACGGCCGGGGTGATGGAAACCGATTTCCGCCCATTACCAATTCCAAAGTTGTAAATGGAAGGAACAGACCTTTAATTGAATTGATACTTAATGGTCTTGAAGGAGTTATTTTGGTGGATGGGGTAGCGTACAATGGCGTCATGCCTTCCCATTCTTTTCTCAGCAATGCTGAAATTTCCTCAGTATTGACTTACATCAGGAAAAACTTTGGCAATAATTCACCGAGTATTTCTGCCATAGAAGTAGGAAATGTGAGGAAACAGATAGAAAATCAATGA